The stretch of DNA TGCCTACAgaaacatgctgtacaggtttgtagcccaggagcaacaGGCTAGCCCAGCTAGCCcaggtgtgtagcaggctatCCCAACTAGGTTTGTGTGAgttcactctatgatgttcatacaACAACCAAAtcgcctaatgatgcatttctcagagtgTATCCCCTCTCCTTAAGCAACACATAGACTGTATAGATGTAAATTAACCAAATATAACACCTGCCCTCCCATACAGGCGAATGAGGGAAGTGGCTTCCCTGTGCTCGCTCAGTAAGCCAGCTGCAGACGGCTTATCGtcccctttctcctgcctcctgccccctTTCTCGTCCCCTactcctttctcctgcctcctgctcagGCCCTTCCCACCAGGCAGGATCCTGGGTCCCAGAGGAAGATGAAGAGCACATACAGTTTCTTCTCACCTCTACAGAGGACCAAAAAGCCAGCTGTGGAACCATTTGGCAAGCATGGGACCCGACAGCCTCACCCACCTGGGAGGGAGATGAGGACTTTAAATCCTAAATCTCTGCTCCCGTATTTCGGAGAGGGGAATTTAGGAGTTCACTTCCTCTGTCTAGGCATGAAGATGAGAAAGGGTGGAAGTAAGCCGCTGACTCTGCCTGGCTGAGGTTTCCTCATCTCCCGTCCCCACCCACCCAGGCCCACATCCTCCCTGCAGATGCTGGGCATCAGGCTGGCAGTTGGAGGGCAGagagccccctccctccccccgaGGGACCGTGGGCAGGCCCCTCCCTGGGACCTGCTGCCATCTTTACGAAGACAGGCGCTTCGGCTCCCCAGCCTGTGCTGATGTGGACAGGCGACCAAGAGCTCCCAAGGTGAAGGATGTGGGCTGCGTGCCAGTAAGTGCCCTCAACCTCTGTTATGAATGACCCACATGGAGCCCAACCCCGGACTCAGGCTGACCAGACCAGCTTCCTGTGCCCCAGGACCTTCTGGGGGCCTGGATGGGACAAGGAGGTGGCTCTGTGAGTCTCCACCTTAACCTGAGATCTCAAGGTCAGCCTGTCTGACCTGACACACAGCATCAGCTGCGTGTGAGATTCAGGGTCACGTTCCCGGAAGATGCCCCccgctttctcatctgtgtgtcCCTGGGGCACCTCCCAAGCTCTGTGCCCCTGAGCCCAGCTTGGTCTCATGATCTCCCCAGCACTCCTAGAAAGGTGGCCCTATCTGTAGCCTGCTGGAGGCGAAGAGCTGGCCCAGTGACCCCTAAGGACCCTATCATCTAGGAGCTAAAAATCCTCCACACAGACACACGGGTAtgtggcagagacacacacaggcacactgaCCTCAGGCCTGTGTGTGAGTCAGAGCAGCCCGCAGTGGTGCACCTGTGGCCCCTCACCCAGGCCAGCCTCGTGGACAACCCCAAGAACTAGCGGAGGCCAGGTTGGGACTTGGTATGAGGGACCCAAGAGAGGCCTGAGGCCCTTGGTGGGCAGGGATGACAGGAACACCAAACCAGGCAATTTCtcacaggcagacagacagatggtGAGACCCCCAGGGCTGGATATGGGGCCGGGAGCCCGCTAGCTATAGGTTAAGCAGCCCCAAGAATCCAAGAATCCTGACTCTGAAGCCCCCACCTCAAGCCCAGACATCCCCCAAGCCAGGGCCCACACCAGGCCCTCAAAAGAGAGGAACTGGGACtcccacccccccaacccccccaaTCCCCACCCCTCAACAAAAGACAAACTTGGCCTGgtgtggcactttgggaggccaaggcaggcggatcacttgaggtcaggagtctaagaccaccctggccaatatgatgaaaccctgtctctactaaaaatacaaaaagtagctggcaTCGTGGCGgccccctgtaatcccagctattcaggaggttgaggcaggagaatctcttgaacctgggaggtggaggttgcagtgagctgagattgtgccactgcactccagcctgggtgacagagtgagactctatcaaaaaaaaaaaaaaaaaaaaaaaagtcaaactccaAAGAAATGCCCCCTTCCCATGTTCCTGAAGGAGCTGTCTCCTAGGTCTCCAtgcacatggggaaactgaggctgaagcAAAGGGCTGGCCTGGGGGGCCCCTGCTGCTCACTCACCAGGCTGTGCTGTGCTCTTAGCTCCTGTGATCTGCAGCCCGAGGCCCCAGACCCCTGGTCCCCAGGAGCAGGGCGGGCGCATTGCCAGAGGCCTGTCCCTGTTCTGGCTTTTCTGAGGAGCCACCACGACCTCTGAGTACACAGAAGTCACACCCTTCTTCCCTGCCTGAGCATGGGTGGGTCTGGGCTGAGGGTACCCGATAGTCTCCCTGGGGCATCTGTGGGGCCCCATCAGGCCATAGCAGGATCCCAGCCTCACCAAGCAGGGAGGCAGCCCCCGAGGACAGAGCAGGCTCCAGGTGGCCTCCAGGTCCCTGTCCCATCCTCCTGGCCCCGAACTTTAGGAATGACTCCAGGAGAGCCCTGGTGTTAAGAACCAACTGATCTCTTAGCCAACAAGAGGGACGGCCAGAACTCAGGCAAGACCCAGAAAAAAGCAGGCTGCGggctggaagaaagaaaagtgctCTTGGGCCCTCCTTGGTGGGTTTCATAGCAGGCCGGCCATATCCACAGTGACAGGGAAGGCTGGGAGACTCCCCAGACAGGAGGGTCTGGGAGTCTCTGCCCAGGTTCAGAACCCTCTGGGCTATTTGGAAGCAATTCTGAAATCTGGGAACACCCCAGATTTCAAAGGCAGGCATGGGAGTGGGAATCACGTGACCTTGGCTAAGTCATGTCACCTCTCAAAGCTTCGGTTCCTCGTCTGGAAAATGGTGATGGTTTACTGAGCTGTGGTGAGAGGTGAATGAGGCAAAGCCAGGtgagcccagcccccagccagcTACACAGAGAGAGACCAAGACCTCAGATCGAGGGGACCATGAGGTGGAGCCATGGCTGAGACTCAGACCCAGAGGACCCCCAAGGACCGTAGCCCAACCCAGTCACTACAAAGTCCTTTATTAACAAGTcaataaaaacagaagagagagagagacgtcAAAATACTTTCCTTGGAGGCCCCAGGAGGGAGAGGCACTGTCAGGACTCACCTGGCCAGGGAAGGCAACCCCACCAGAGGCAGAACAGAGGTCAGGACCCTGTCTAGGGGGCAGCTGGCCCAGGAAGGTGGGGGGGATGGCTCAGGCCTCAGGCAGGGACTGTGCAAATGCCGAGGCCGCGCAGGGAGTGATGGGTTGGGGGCTTAAGCCCCGAGCACCGTGTTCCCCTGCGTGGGCAGACATGCAGTCAGGCTAGCACCTGCCCACTCCACCTGTGAGTGTACACAGGTGTCCGCATAAAAGCCGGTGCCTGCACGCAGCTTACATACAGAGAGCGGAACGAGGGTCCCCGGCAGAACAGGGGGCTCATTCCAGAGCTTAAGGAAATAGCTTAGAGAAGTCTTTGGAAGCCTGGGTCAAGGGGAGAGCAGGGAGGCTGCTCTGTTCCCCATGGGCCTCAGGAAGCCAGGCCTTCCTGCCGCCGCTGGAGGACCTCGATGACGCTGCCGATACCATCCTCGGGCACCTGAGGGCGGGTGGGCAGGAGGGAAGGGTCAAGGTGGAAGCTGGCCAGGGCCACCCCTGACTTTCTGGCCCAACCGAGACTACCTCCTGTCGCCCACATTTCTGGGCCTCACTCTCCCCTTAGGAgctccccctgccccagcccatgGTGCTCACCAGGGCGTGGTCGAAGTTGAAGGTGCTGATGTAGTAGGCAGAGATGTCAGCGGCAGCCAGGGGACCCGCGATCTGTGCCACGATGCCACATTCATctgagggaggtggaggagggccACATGTGGCACATGCCAGTTGCTCCCCAGACACTCCCCAAACCCCCAACACCGGGAACGGCCCTCACCAAAGCCCAGGGGCTGTCCACCGATGCGCACCATCCTCCATAGCTCCCCCGAGGAGCTGGTCAGCAGGAGGTCACTGGGGAACCTGGGGAGGGAGATGGGTGATGGGCAGGGCACCCCCATCCACCCCTGCCTGACCGTGAGCTCTGGGACAGGTATACCTGCTGACCTCAGAGTCTGATGgcccacctcctccctgcctgggactggctggggcctggggcccACCCAGGGTCAGGGGTCACCtactttttctgtgtttcagCATCCATGACAATGGAGATATAACCCTCGATGAGGGAGAAGGCAAAGAACGTGATGGAGCTGGGTTCAGGACTGCTAGAGGCTGCCTCCTTGGGGGTGCTGGGGAGGGATGGGAGGTTTAGGGGTCCTGCCAGGCACCCAGCCTACTGCCCCTGCTCCCGATCAGCCTCCAGAACCCTGGGAAGGAGCTGGCATGGTGGCCTGGGGAGCCTCTGCCATCTCTGCTACCCGCCCAAGGGTCCAGCCCTCTGGAAGGtgtgggtggggatgggggaggacaATGAACCCAGCCTGTGCCAAAAACAAAGGATTCCATGGTGAGAGGGCCAGACCAGGGCATGGCTCAGAGGACCTCACTGGAAAGGGATCCAGCTTTGGGGCGAGAACCTTCCCCGAACATCAGTGAAGCACAAGTGAGCATCATGGGCTGCCAGGAAACCCAGGAGAGGACAAGGGAGAGGTGCAAAACTGATAGACGGGCGGAAGGTGGTGGGACAGAGTGTAGGGAACAGTGGTGTGAGGACAAAGACGAAGTTCCAAGGTCCACCTGTGCGAGTAGAAGAGGACATCTATGAGGGTGGTGGCGATGGCTGGAAGAGTCTCAGGGTCCAGTGTGAGGACACAGAAGCGGTTCTGTGGGCTCTGGATGGGATGCACCGTGGGGCTGGGCCCTGCTGGAGGACAGCAGCAGGTGAAAAGGTGTCCGTGGGCTGGGGCGCCCCCTGGTGGCCAGTCAGGGAGAGGCGTGGGCCCAGGGCGGGTCTTTGCTATCCAGGAACTGGCCAGGGTCCTCCTGCCCCACTGGGGCCCAAAagggaagggacccagtgggaggagGAGGCCCTGCCCAAGTCCAAGTTTCAGTGGGCCGCCCTCACCATGCTGAGTGCGGGGAAAGCCATTGCTGGAATCATCCCTCGTCACAGGCACAGGCTCTCCGCCCACCTCACGGTAaatgtcgaactcctgggccagCGTGTGGATCACCACGGACAGGTCCTGCTCCCGCACCTGGGCCACAGCAGATGGCACATCACATGGGCTCCCAGGTACCTATATCCACCCTGCTCTGCACCAGCACTAGCAGGAAACTCACCAGGATGAAGTCCGTCTGGTAAGTGGACAGCATCAGCACAGACACGTGGTGCTCGGCCAGTGGCGCGATGACCGAGCGGGCGATCTTGGTGACCCCAGCAGCCTGCACAGCCGCACCGCTGTGAGACGACACGTTCAGCACCAGCCATGTGGCCTCAGCTACTTGCAGGAACTCAGAAGGGGGCAGCTCTGTGGGCAGGGGACATGTCAGGTCAGGGTCTACAAAGGCTGGCCcctgcccctctctgagcctcagtttccctttctgtgcCTTGGATCCATCAAGGTAAGGGCCGGTCTGGAGGGTGGGGCTGTCTCCCCCCAGTTCTGCTCCTGAAGTTCCTATGTGTGCAAAGACTGAGAAAAGCTTCAAGTGCTGGCCTGGTGGCATTGAAACTTCCCACTTAAGATCAGAGGTCCAGATTCAAACAgaactgggttcaaattccagatTTGTTAATTTGTCTTGTGACCTGGGGCAGGTgatttgagtctcagtttccccatctgtaaaatgggacgaCAATATCTACCTCACTACGGTGTCTTCTGTGGGTTAGCAGAAGCTTTATACCACATGGCACCACCAGGGGGCATTCGCAGATTAGATTGGCTGGGGGATTGCCTTCCCCTTTTGCAGACCTAGACTTCTGAAGTAAAAACAGGGAAACTAAGGCCTGCAGTGGAGCATGGGGACAGGCTAAGCTCCAGCTAGCTGGCCTGAGATTCCAAGCCTGTGAGGATGGGCCGGgccagcagcaggaggaggagctAGGCGTCAACTCCAGGCCCCAGGGAGGGCCCAGGCTGGCGTCCAGTCCTGAGCAGGGGCCAGGGCCTGGGTGGCTGCTATTCACCCCAGCACAGCCAGGAGGCCTCCAGGACCCTCCCCTGAGATGGCTGCCTGCTCCTGCATTCCTTCCCTCAGACTCCTGGAGTTCCCAGACCAGCAGGGGAGGAGGTGACCCAAACCAGGGAGTAAGACCAGGAGGAAATAATACCCAGGGACTTCTAACAGCAGCACTTGACTGGAATCGTAACAGAGGCCCTTCTGCAGGCCTAAGACTGCTAAGTGCCCCTCAGCGGTTTTAAGTTTATAAAGCCCTCATGGGACCCTATGTATCAGAACCATAACTATACCCATTTTACATAAGAGAAAACAgctcagagagggaaagtgatTTGCTCAAGGGCACACAGCCAGGGAGTGGTGGAGTAGGGTTCGAACCCTGACCATCTGCTTTTAAGGCTTAAGCTCTTGGGACGGATCCCAGGAACTGGTGAGAACCCTACAGAAGGGGAGCGCGACAAGCCCCTCCCGTACTCCCGTTCCCCAGACCAGCCCCCACCTTTAAAGCCCTCCTCGTCCACCATAAGCGTGTAATCCTCAGGGGTCTCCGTCAGGCTGAAGAACTTGCACCTGGTTGGGGGTGGGAAGCATCTTCAGCTTGGTGTGGAGAACTGGGGGTCGGGAGTGGATTTCTCTCCATCTGCCCCGAGGCACCCCCGCGACCCCGGGCCGGGCGCCTTCCTGCCCCCCGGCCTTTAATTTCCAGGGCAATGGGATGTTAGCCCCATCTCCGG from Nomascus leucogenys isolate Asia chromosome 7b, Asia_NLE_v1, whole genome shotgun sequence encodes:
- the CASTOR1 gene encoding cytosolic arginine sensor for mTORC1 subunit 1 isoform X4 yields the protein MELHILEHRVRVLSVARPGLWLYTHPLIKLLFLPRRSRCKFFSLTETPEDYTLMVDEEGFKELPPSEFLQVAEATWLVLNVSSHSGAAVQAAGVTKIARSVIAPLAEHHVSVLMLSTYQTDFILVREQDLSVVIHTLAQEFDIYREVGGEPVPVTRDDSSNGFPRTQHAGPSPTVHPIQSPQNRFCVLTLDPETLPAIATTLIDVLFYSHRFPSDLLLTSSSGELWRMVRIGGQPLGFDECGIVAQIAGPLAAADISAYYISTFNFDHALVPEDGIGSVIEVLQRRQEGLAS
- the CASTOR1 gene encoding cytosolic arginine sensor for mTORC1 subunit 1 isoform X1; translation: MELHILEHRVRVLSVARPGLWLYTHPLIKLLFLPRRSRCKFFSLTETPEDYTLMVDEEGFKELPPSEFLQVAEATWLVLNVSSHSGAAVQAAGVTKIARSVIAPLAEHHVSVLMLSTYQTDFILVREQDLSVVIHTLAQEFDIYREVGGEPVPVTRDDSSNGFPRTQHAGPSPTVHPIQSPQNRFCVLTLDPETLPAIATTLIDVLFYSHSTPKEAASSSPEPSSITFFAFSLIEGYISIVMDAETQKKFPSDLLLTSSSGELWRMVRIGGQPLGFDECGIVAQIAGPLAAADISAYYISTFNFDHALVPEDGIGSVIEVLQRRQEGLAS
- the CASTOR1 gene encoding cytosolic arginine sensor for mTORC1 subunit 1 isoform X6, with protein sequence MVDEEGFKELPPSEFLQVAEATWLVLNVSSHSGAAVQAAGVTKIARSVIAPLAEHHVSVLMLSTYQTDFILVREQDLSVVIHTLAQEFDIYREVGGEPVPVTRDDSSNGFPRTQHAGPSPTVHPIQSPQNRFCVLTLDPETLPAIATTLIDVLFYSHSTPKEAASSSPEPSSITFFAFSLIEGYISIVMDAETQKKFPSDLLLTSSSGELWRMVRIGGQPLGFDECGIVAQIAGPLAAADISAYYISTFNFDHALVPEDGIGSVIEVLQRRQEGLAS
- the CASTOR1 gene encoding cytosolic arginine sensor for mTORC1 subunit 1 isoform X3, which translates into the protein MGAGGSAVAPGQGRRIRIASCKFFSLTETPEDYTLMVDEEGFKELPPSEFLQVAEATWLVLNVSSHSGAAVQAAGVTKIARSVIAPLAEHHVSVLMLSTYQTDFILVREQDLSVVIHTLAQEFDIYREVGGEPVPVTRDDSSNGFPRTQHAGPSPTVHPIQSPQNRFCVLTLDPETLPAIATTLIDVLFYSHSTPKEAASSSPEPSSITFFAFSLIEGYISIVMDAETQKKFPSDLLLTSSSGELWRMVRIGGQPLGFDECGIVAQIAGPLAAADISAYYISTFNFDHALVPEDGIGSVIEVLQRRQEGLAS
- the CASTOR1 gene encoding cytosolic arginine sensor for mTORC1 subunit 1 isoform X2, with product MELHILEHRVRVLSVARPGLWLYTHPLIKLLFLPRRSRCKFFSLTETPEDYTLMVDEEGFKELPPSEFLQVAEATWLVLNVSSHSGAAVQAAGVTKIARSVIAPLAEHHVSVLMLSTYQTDFILVREQDLSVVIHTLAQEFDIYREVGGEPVPVTRDDSSNGFPRTQHGPSPTVHPIQSPQNRFCVLTLDPETLPAIATTLIDVLFYSHSTPKEAASSSPEPSSITFFAFSLIEGYISIVMDAETQKKFPSDLLLTSSSGELWRMVRIGGQPLGFDECGIVAQIAGPLAAADISAYYISTFNFDHALVPEDGIGSVIEVLQRRQEGLAS
- the CASTOR1 gene encoding cytosolic arginine sensor for mTORC1 subunit 1 isoform X5; translated protein: MELHILEHRVRVLSVARPGLWLYTHPLIKLLFLPRRSRCKFFSLTETPEDYTLMVDEEGFKELPPSEFLQVAEATWLVLNVSSHSGAAVQAAGVTKIARSVIAPLAEHHVSVLMLSTYQTDFILVREQDLSVVIHTLAQEFDIYREVGGEPVPVTRDDSSNGFPRTQHGPSPTVHPIQSPQNRFCVLTLDPETLPAIATTLIDVLFYSHRFPSDLLLTSSSGELWRMVRIGGQPLGFDECGIVAQIAGPLAAADISAYYISTFNFDHALVPEDGIGSVIEVLQRRQEGLAS